A window of the Schlesneria paludicola DSM 18645 genome harbors these coding sequences:
- a CDS encoding efflux RND transporter periplasmic adaptor subunit, producing the protein MTATTELHSPKSGEPQPLHRPLHTEPSRAEPSHEHHDEPELKRPTKTWSAASLILTILIAAAGFGGLFLLGSVPRHHSNAVLAEESDRVKTSRPRVRVMTPRQSPAITEAMLPGDVQAMEETILYPRTNGYVTKWLVDIGDEVNEGQLLAEISTPEVFAQLQQSKAALSESKASVERAKATVNLTTITTNRLRGLVAKNTVSQQELDDAEGNQAVAVANLRLAEATVEANTANMQHMQELQSFSEITAPFSGTITARNINTGQLVTSGNGTGQSLFQLTRTNPVRVFVNVPQIYAPGVTKGMKADIIVREIPGRIFPGTVTRTARAIDATTRTLLTEIQVPNDDRALLTGSYVQVKMDVARQDPPLMIPASALVFNAQGTQVAVVDSDETVRLCAVEVAGDFGREVGISTGIRADDQVIVNPGDRMSDGLKVQIDPDQELDSKAPVQTPSAAPATTGKTH; encoded by the coding sequence CAAGTCGTGCGGAACCAAGCCACGAGCATCACGATGAGCCTGAGCTGAAACGCCCTACGAAAACCTGGTCCGCGGCGTCGTTGATTTTGACAATCCTGATCGCGGCCGCCGGGTTTGGAGGGCTGTTTCTGCTCGGCTCGGTACCACGTCATCATTCGAATGCCGTCCTGGCAGAAGAATCCGATCGCGTGAAAACCTCTAGACCACGCGTCCGCGTCATGACGCCCCGGCAATCGCCCGCCATTACGGAGGCGATGCTGCCCGGCGACGTCCAGGCGATGGAAGAAACGATTCTTTACCCTCGCACCAATGGCTACGTCACAAAGTGGCTGGTCGATATTGGTGACGAGGTCAACGAGGGACAATTGCTGGCCGAAATCAGTACGCCGGAAGTCTTCGCGCAGCTTCAACAGAGCAAGGCGGCTCTGTCGGAATCCAAGGCGTCGGTGGAGCGCGCGAAGGCGACGGTCAATCTGACCACGATCACAACCAATCGATTGCGCGGGCTGGTTGCAAAAAATACCGTGTCGCAGCAGGAATTGGACGATGCCGAAGGCAACCAAGCCGTTGCCGTTGCGAACTTGCGACTGGCGGAAGCCACTGTGGAAGCCAACACGGCCAATATGCAGCATATGCAAGAGCTACAGTCTTTTTCCGAAATCACCGCCCCGTTTTCCGGGACGATCACCGCACGTAATATCAACACCGGACAACTGGTCACATCCGGAAACGGCACCGGCCAATCACTGTTTCAACTGACGCGAACCAATCCCGTCCGTGTGTTCGTGAATGTGCCGCAGATCTACGCCCCTGGTGTCACCAAAGGAATGAAAGCCGACATTATCGTCCGCGAAATCCCAGGACGCATATTTCCGGGTACCGTCACCCGCACGGCGCGGGCCATTGACGCGACCACCCGTACATTGCTCACGGAAATCCAGGTTCCGAACGACGACCGTGCGTTGCTGACAGGGTCCTATGTCCAAGTCAAGATGGACGTGGCACGCCAAGATCCGCCTTTAATGATTCCCGCATCGGCACTGGTCTTCAATGCACAGGGTACTCAGGTGGCAGTCGTTGATTCCGATGAGACCGTACGGCTGTGCGCCGTCGAAGTCGCCGGTGACTTCGGACGAGAAGTCGGCATTTCGACGGGGATTCGAGCCGATGATCAGGTCATCGTGAATCCCGGCGACCGCATGTCGGACGGACTAAAGGTTCAGATTGATCCCGATCAAGAACTCGATTCAAAAGCTCCCGTGCAGACACCTTCAGCCGCTCCTGCCACAACGGGCAAGACGCATTGA